The DNA region CGCCGCTGGTGACGGTGGCCGACGCCACGCGCACGCTCGCCACCACCCTCGCCATCGTCGATGCGGCCTCCTCTCGGCGCGAGGTGGTCCTCGGCTACGACTGGTGACGTCGCTGCGCCGCCAGCCGCACGGGGGCGTTGGCGGCGCCGTAGCCGTCGTAGCCGTCGTCGCGCTGCACCACCTCGAGGAAGACCCGTCCGACCAGCGGGGTGTAGAAGTGCAGGAACTCCCCGCCGGCGTCGCGGTCGTAGAGCAGGTCGTGGGAGCGCAGCTCCTCGATGTGGTCCTCGGCCAACCCGAACCGGGCCCGGAGGTCGTCGTAGTAGTTGTCCGGGATCCGGAGGAAGCGAAGGCCGCGGGCCCGCGCCGCCGAGGCGACGGCCACGATGTCGGTGCAGGAGAGGGCGATGTGCTCGGGGTACGTCGCGGTCGTCGCCGGCGCCACGTTCATCGGCAGCCGGATCGCGCCGTCGCTGCTGCGCATCACCTGGCTGCGGACCAGTCCCTGCGGGCTGGCCACCTCGGTCTGGGGCGGCGCCTGGAGACCGAGCAGGCTGGTCCAGAACAGCACCGCCTCGTCGTGCTCGGACCAGGTGTGCACCAGGTTGACGTGGTCGACCCCGGTGAACGGGGCGGCTGCGGGAGCACCGCCGTGCTCGAACTCCTCGACCCAGCGCGGCTCCGCGTCGGCGTCGTGGTCGTTGACGAAGACCTCCAGACCGCTGGGAGCGGCGAAGCCGGTGAGCACCTGCTCCCCCTCCTGGGTACGACGCGGCACCGGCCGCACCCCGAGCGCCGCGGCCCGTGTGGCCGACGCCGCCGCATCCGCCACCTGGAGCCCGATCCCGGCGACGGACGGTGCCTGATCGCGGGCGTGCTGCTCGTTGAGCACGATCCGCACGTCCCCGGCCGACCAGAGTCGCACCGGCTTGGTCCGGTGCTGCCCGCGGAAGGTCAGGCCCAGCTGCCCGAGCAGCGTCTCCACGGCGCTGGTGTCCTCGGCCTTGACCTCGACGTAGTCGATCCCGGCCGGCGGCTGCACCTCCGCGATCGCGGTCAGCTGCGACACGTCACCCCGCTCCCGGGCCGCCTGGTCCTCCAACCAGGTCAGCGAGCGCCGGGCGTGCC from Nocardioides sambongensis includes:
- a CDS encoding bifunctional sugar phosphate isomerase/epimerase/4-hydroxyphenylpyruvate dioxygenase family protein — translated: MRHSIATVCLSGSLEEKMDAAAEAGFDGVEIFEPDLVVSELSPEEIRARADRLGLTLDLYQPFRDFEGVEESVLVDNLRRAEERFRVMNRLGMDTMLVCSNVATATVDSDEVSAAQLRRLGELAASYGVRVAFEALAWGTFVSDYRRAWRIVELADHPAVGTCLDSFHILSRGHDPSAIEQIPGEKIFFVQLADAPRLSMDVLSWSRHHRLFPGEGSFDLVGFVGHLVRAGYTGPLSLEVFNDVFRQTDTLRTARHARRSLTWLEDQAARERGDVSQLTAIAEVQPPAGIDYVEVKAEDTSAVETLLGQLGLTFRGQHRTKPVRLWSAGDVRIVLNEQHARDQAPSVAGIGLQVADAAASATRAAALGVRPVPRRTQEGEQVLTGFAAPSGLEVFVNDHDADAEPRWVEEFEHGGAPAAAPFTGVDHVNLVHTWSEHDEAVLFWTSLLGLQAPPQTEVASPQGLVRSQVMRSSDGAIRLPMNVAPATTATYPEHIALSCTDIVAVASAARARGLRFLRIPDNYYDDLRARFGLAEDHIEELRSHDLLYDRDAGGEFLHFYTPLVGRVFLEVVQRDDGYDGYGAANAPVRLAAQRRHQS